Proteins found in one Triticum urartu cultivar G1812 chromosome 4, Tu2.1, whole genome shotgun sequence genomic segment:
- the LOC125552940 gene encoding WD repeat-containing protein 3-like: MVKAYLRYEPALSFGVVASPESNVVYDPSGRRLLAAALDRFAAWDLKRGLPSATFTPSSSSASLAVSCVASSPAAASASASSVASGHADGSIRLWDAETGACEATLHGHRSAASAIRFAPSGAVLASGSKDCDVILWDVVAQAGLFRLRGHRDQVTDLVFLDSGKKLVTCSKDKFIRVWDLDTQHCLQIVGGHHSEIWSMDVDPSEKFLVSGSADPELRVFRIRQSAEEGEDWNKWDALKLFGEIPRQSKERIQTIRFNKDGSLVACQVAGKTADIYRILDETEATRKAKRRLHRKKEKASAKAAAAEGNGSVIDPLPAQDSQNPTVVVTDVFKLLQVLRTSKKICSVAFSPSNPPKGCLATLSLSLNNNVLETYSVDIEKVSKMYSVEIHGHRSDIRSLALNSEDNLLMSTSHNAVKIWNPSTGDCLRTVDSGYGLCSAFVPGNRYGLIGTKTGTLEIIDINSGNSIDVIEAHAGSIRSIVLIPDEDGTVNARGFVTGSADHDVKFWEYQLVQKSDSDAKYLSVTNVRTLKMNDDVLAVSIGPTGKHIAVALLDCTVKVFFLDTLKFCLSLYGHKLPVLCMDISSDGALIVTGSADKNLKIWGMDFGDCHKSIFAHTDSVMDVKFVPKTHYMFSVGKDRTVKYWDADKFELLLTLEGHHAEVWCLAISSRGDFIVTGSHDRSIRRWDRTEEQLFIEEEREKRLEETFEADLDNAVEDRYGQKDDAPDEGSVGVPGKKTKETVTAADSIIDALDTAEEEEKRLNEQKELKNDGEGTKSKPNVIMQGHSPSEYVLNAVSSVRPNDLEQALLSLPFSDALKLMAYLKEWSLIPLKVELVCRVCLVLLQTHHNQLTTTPAARSILTALKDILYGRVKDCKDTIGFNLAAMDHIKELLTMRSDAPFRDAKAKLLEIRQEQSKRSDRSDGGEKRKKKKPKASVQS, translated from the exons GTCGCctcctcccccgccgccgcctccgcctccgcttCCTCG GTTGCGAGTGGCCATGCCGACGGGAGCATCAGGCTGTGGGACGCCGAGACCGGCGCCTGCGAGGCGACGCTCCACGGCCACCGCTCTGCTGCTTCTGCCATACGCTTCGCTCCCTCCGGCGCTGTCCTCGCCTCCGGCAGCAAGGACTGCGATGTTATCCTCTGGGACGTCGTTGCACAGGCCGGCCTCTTCCGGCTCCGTGGCCACCGTGATCAG GTAACGGATTTAGTGTTCCTGGATTCGGGGAAGAAGCTGGTGACCTGCTCCAAGGACAAGTTCATCCGGGTCTGGGACCTCGACACACAGCACTGCCTTCAAATTGTAGGTGGCCACCACAGCGAGATATGGTCCATGGATGTTGATCCTAGCGAGAAGTTTTTGGTGTCTGGCTCGGCCGATCCAGAGCTCCGGGTGTTTAGAATCAGGCAATCAGCTGAAGAGGGCGAAGATTGGAACAAATGGGATGCACTCAAGCTGTTTGGCGAAATTCCGAGGCAGAGCAAAGAAAGAATTCAGACCATTAGGTTCAATAAGGATGGCAGTCTTGTGGCATGCCAGGTGGCGGGGAAAACTGCTGATATCTATAGGATTCTTGATGAAACAGAGGCCACACGGAAGGCCAAGAGGCGGCTGCACAGGAAGAAGGAGAAGGCTTCAGCGAAAGCTGCGGCGGCGGAAGGGAATGGTAGTGTCATAGATCCTTTGCCAGCTCAAGACTCTCAGAATCCCACTGTTGTGGTTACCGATGTATTTAAGCTCCTCCAAGTTTTGCGGACCAGCAAGAAAATTTGCTCTGTTGCATTTTCTCCAAGCAATCCACCAAAAGGCTGCCTTGCGACCCTGTCTTTGTCTCTGAACAATAACGTGCTTGAGACGTACTCGGTGGATATTGAGAAAGTGTCTAAGATGTACTCAGTTGAGATACATGGGCATCGTTCTGACATCAGGAGTCTTGCACTTAACTCAGAGGACAACCTCCTAATGTCAACTAGTCACAATGCTGTTAAAATCTGGAATCCTAGTACAGGTGACTGTCTTAGGACTGTTGACTCTGGATATGGGTTGTGCAGTGCATTTGTTCCTGGGAATCGGTATGGCCTTATCGGCACAAAGACTGGTACCTTGGAGATTATTGATATTAACAGTGGGAACTCGATTGATGTAATAGAAGCTCACGCTGGTTCCATACGATCGATTGTACTCATTCCAGATGAGGATGGAACTGTTAATGCACGGGGTTTTGTCACCGGAAGTGCTGATCACGATGTCAAGTTCTGGGAATACCAGTTAGTGCAGAAATCTGATTCG GACGCAAAGTATCTGAGTGTAACAAATGTGAGAACCTTGAAAATGAATGACGATGTCCTTGCAGTGTCCATCGGTCCAACTGGGAAGCATATTGCTGTTGCTCTTTTGGATTGCACAGTGAAG GTCTTCTTTCTGGACACACTAAAGTTTTGTCTTTCACTTTACGGGCACAAGCTTCCAGTTCTCTGCATGGACATATCATCCGATGGTGCTCTAATAGTTACTGGTTCTGCAGACAAAAATCTGAAGATTTGGGGTATGGATTTTGGTGACTGCCATAAGTCCATCTTTGCCCACACAGACAG TGTGATGGATGTTAAGTTTGTTCCTAAAACTCATTACATGTTCAGTGTGGGGAAAGATCGTACTGTGAAGTACTGGGACGCTGATAAATTTGAGCTTTTGTTAACGCTTGAAGGACACCATGCTGAAGTCTGGTGCCTTGCGATTAGCAGTCGTGGTGATTTTATCGTAACAGGCTCTCATGATCGCTCTATTCGGCGTTGGGATCGTACCGAAGAACAGCTTTTCATTGAG GAAGAGAGGGAGAAAAGATTGGAGGAAACTTTTGAGGCTGATTTAGACAATGCGGTTGAAGATAGATATGGGCAGAAAGATGATGCTCCTGATGAGGGTTCTGTGGGTGTTCCTGGTAAGAAAACAAAAGAGACAGTAACTGCTGCTGATTCAATTATTGATGCACTTGACACTGCTGAGGAAGAAGAAAAACGTCTTAATGAGCAGAAG GAGTTAAAAAATGATGGGGAGGGAACTAAATCTAAGCCTAATGTTATAATGCAAGGGCATTCACCTTCAGAATATGTTCTGAATGCAGTGTCAAGTGTCCGCCCAAATGACTTGGAACAAGCCCTTCTG TCGTTGCCATTCTCAGATGCACTAAAGCTCATGGCTTACTTGAAGGAGTGGTCTCTAATCCCATTGAAG GTTGAGCTTGTTTGTCGGGTTTGCCTTGTGCTGCTTCAAACACACCACAACCAGCTAACTACCACACCGGCTGCAAGATCGATACTGACAGCACTGAAGGATATTCTTTACGGTAGAGTGAAG GACTGCAAGGATACCATAGGTTTCAATCTCGCCGCGATGGATCATATAAAG GAACTGTTGACGATGAGATCAGATGCGCCATTCCGGGACGCCAAGGCGAAGCTCCTGGAGATCAGGCAGGAGCAGTCGAAGCGGTCAGATAGGTCGGACGGCGGCGagaaaaggaaaaagaagaaACCCAAGGCGTCTGTACAGAGCTGA